The window GTATCATTTCAGGTGTGGGGGCCTCAGTGAATTGCCAAAAGAGACGGAGGATTGGTACTGTGAGCACTGTTTGTAGCCTAGATCAATGTTTAGCTGTCAACTACGCTGTAACTTGTTCTGAACTGCGTAACAAGTAGTTTCCATAGTCTAGTTTCACAGTTGAAATCTTCCTACTATTGTAAGCAATACACATTAACATAAGAAGTATGGCCTGCCAAGTGTTACAACTATTCGTAAAGTTGTAGTGCCAGAACAAAACTCTGTTCACGAAGTTGCCCCATTCACAAGATTAGCAGTGTCGACGAAAGTCCCAAATCACCTCAAGAACGATTAACATTTTAGAGATGGCTGCCCACGTGCTGATTGGCAGAAGGCTACTGCTCCACACGGTAGTAAAATCAagcgactacaacactcaCACTTAGCAACATACGGGCATGTTCTAAATTGTTCACGGAGTTGCCCCGGATTACCCTATATGAGAGAGTAATATTAACCTGGAGTAagttattgcacacttgctaTGCTATACGTGACACACTCCATCTAAATCGCACTTTAGATATGTCGCATGTGTCATGACAATTGTATAATGCCATATTATCTCTAAGATAAACACAGGTCTTCGTACAGTTATGTTTCCCAAACGACATTACGGGACCTCATCCTAAGAACAAAAGCCACGGTCTGCAATAAAACCACACATCCTATTACAAGTAGTCAAACATAGTGTATTGGGAGGTAATACATGACAGCTAAATTGTGTTGTTAAAGTAAGCACAGTTCAGTTAAACGACAGAAACAGTCTCCAACAAATACACGTCTCTAGTAAAGACTCATCTATCAGGCCGTTTGAAAAATAACAAGGGcgtatttattatatattatttattatttatgttagAGATAATACTGTAATTAGTAATTAGAATGGTAGTGAATGCTTGTTCTATTCTCACCTGCTGTAACTATATGGCATATCCAACTAATAGGAATAACTGACTGATAAATATTGCTTGCTTTCATCAATTAGGTAAGGCAATAGTGACTGATACAGTCACCTAGAactatatatcaatcaattgCTAGGCACACGTCAATGTTGCTTTGAAAGTTTCTTATAATAATTGCAGATTGATCTCACTTGATGTCAAGTGTTCAATTGTGTAGGTTGATATTCTAGACACGAGTTAGGACGAGTGTAGTGTTGCATGAGCATAAGACTGGCCAGTGTGGCTTTAGTGATAGAAACATGAAAATTCTGTATGGATCTTTACATTAGCCTCATCCCCAGGTGTTCGCCTTGCTCTTCCTTGCAGAGGTAGCGTGTAGCATTACTTGTTTGATGTCACAGTGTTGCTCGTTTTTTGCACTTTGACAAGTGCGTCTGTGATGTCTGCCTTGTCATGTGATGCACGAGCACTGCAGGAAGCAGCGACGCGAACAACTGAGGACGAGGCTAGTCTTACATAAACTTGAACTTGCTCAATTCAATTGATTGCTTTATTGCAAAATTGTAAATTGTTGCAAACTATTTTTTATGTCAATTTGACAAGCTAATGACTGTATGCTGTTGAACAAATGTGGCCATATTGTTAGGTATATTATAATGGGAGTTTGTAAACTGTATTCTGTACTGGTAATGCCTGCACAAATTGATTATAGTTGTTATTCTTTATCTGTATTTATAGTAAAGATAATTACTAACTGAAGTAAATGTTGATACTTTTTTGTTGTGATCTCTGTACCTATACTAATTACCGTACTATTTAGTGTTTTTGTTCAAGTGTGGACAGTCTGCAACTGACTGCAGTGAGTGTTTGGCTGTTGATAGTCAAGAAAGAAAGTGTGGATGGTGCAAAAATAATGCCACTTGCACTGTTGAACTTGGGTGTATTGGTCGCTGGATTGGAAAAGTTGGTGATCAAGACTGTCCAGCATCATTCATCTCTACTATTTCACCAAAAAGTGGACCACTAGAAGGAGGAACAAAATTTATAATTCAAGGTTCAAATCTTGGGCTCAAATTTCAAGATGTCTCGATTGTTACTGTTAATGGCCAAGAATGTGACTTGAAGGAGGAATTTTATGTACCTGGAAAAACGTCAGTTGTTGGAAAAGCTGTTTTCTGCATATTGTTATGATTTCTGATGCTATGTGATAGGGTAGGCTGTTATACGAAGCCGTCTCCAGTGGGCGCTGGTCCCGTAATCATAAGAATCAACAGACTTTGGGTCCAGTCTACTGAATTTTTTGAATATCGTGTAAGTCATTTCCTTTGTTATATTTAACTGATTACATCAAACAGCAATTTTGTAATTGTGGTGTCGCAGGTTTTGTGTTAATGTTGTGTGTGCTTTAGATGTTGGAAGTGACAGACTACTTCCCTAAAGTGGGTCCTTCTGCTGGAGGTACTGAGGTTAGGATAACAGGCAATAATCTGGACATAGGTGATAATGTGACAGTGATTCTTGCCCATCAGAAATGTGACATTTTTACAAGCAGGTACAGATATTGTGAATAtcaagcgtgtgtgtgtgtgtgtgtgtgtgtgtgtgtgtgtgtgtgtgtgtgtgtgtgtgtgagtgagtgagagagagtgtgtgtgtgtgtgtgtgtgtgtgtgtgtgtgtgcttgcgtaaTTGCAGATTTGCATGTGTCacagtgtacatgtgttgtTTTCGTGATATTGTTAATATTCTTTTATTACTTTTGTGTCGTCACCACCCTCTgggtagggtaagtggggtctttactctcaactgggtgcccaccaacccgggtGATAAGTTCTAGAGAgatttgtgtttctgtgtaatcTATATGtagctagtaactggcttatcgatcaTCGATTGCGTGCGCTATGAAGATTTTGCCATTTCCGAACAGCATGCGCAGAATATAGCAATGACAAAATGAAAGTATGGATTGtcattgccaacgatcccACTCCAGAGCACAGAAACTTCTcatcgacggaaacaagtctactctcacagacatagccaaagagacagtgagaaagaaccaacagactcgttcCATATTTTGCTGTGGTCACCCGGGATTGAACCCAAGCCATTATGTGTCATTAtgtatgcccctccataatggtcAAGAAATACAACTACAGAGGCGAGATAGGCGTCTGCTTTGGCATTCTATGATCTTGGTTTACACTCAATCTCAAAGTTGTACTCCTTTAAAGCTAAAGCCCAATGATAGAACATTCATTCTCTTTCTTGGCAACCATTATAGGGGAGCACGTCAGTATAGAACTTGAATGACTGTCCAGTAAGTAATGTCGTAACTGTTTTGTACCAAATACTATTACCAAGCACTCTTTTTGATCACACTGTAATGTTTCTCTACTTTGGTCAAACTCCAACTTGCTTAAGCCACCATTTGATTATCTTGTTCTAGCACGCACCCCAATCCAGATTCACTACCATCTGTGTGCAACACAAATTGGCCGGCATTCGCATGAAACTGCGGGTACATCAAGACAGGTGGAGTACTCAGAGCTTCCTTTAGCTGTTTAAATGCTTCCTGACATTCTGCAGACCATGTGAATGGTACTCCTTTGTGTCTGAGCTGCTGTGGTTATCCTGCAATGTTAGCAAACTGATGAATGTATCTCCCGTATGGGATGCAATTTCTAGAAACCGACGTATGTTGGCTACATCATTGGCAATGATCCAATTCCTCACAACCTCTGGTTTATCCTTATTTGAAAGTGTTCCCTTGACAGAAAATACAAGTCCAAGATGTTTCACTTGATGTTTACCAATGCAACATCTGGTCATTGTAATGTAAGACCAGCCTTCCATAAATGACAAAAAACTTCTTGCAAATGCTTCACATTCAGCTCAACGTTTGCCGAATAAATGAGAAGGTCATCCATGTAAACAGTAACAAAGGGAATATCACGAAAGAGTTTGTCCATCAGTCACTGAAATAAACTAGAAGCACTTGTCAGTCCAAACAGCCATTTTTGAGTTGAAAGAGGTCTAAGCCATGTCCAGGGCAATACGTAGTTTTGTTTTAATCTTACTCATGGACTGGTATTTGCCAATATCCATTTTGCAGATCAAGAGTAGTAAATACTGTGGATCTAGCCAAATGATCTTGTATTTTATCTACAAGTCGCAGAGGATAGGCATTTTTAGAAGTTGTTTGTTAAGTTCTCaataatcaacacacaatcTGAGTTCATTTGATTTCTTTTTACAAATACTGCTGGTGCCATCCATCCATGAACTACAGCTTTCTTCTATAATGCCTTGTGCTAACATATCTTTGATTTGAATTTCAACCTCATTGCAATAATGAGCAGTTATCGGTCAAGGTGGAACTCGTCTTGAGGATCCAGATGTAGGAAGGTAGTGACATGCTAGAGACGTCAGTCCAGGCGCTGTTCTGAAAAGGTCTTGGTTGCCTTGGATGATCAGAgataatttttttgtttgaagGGTGTTGCTAGCTCAGAGTGGCAGTTATCAACAAAGTATGGCATTGCTCACTCATCAACTACATCCGATTCACAATCATCACTAGTCACTAATGCAGACAcacaatttttgttattttggtGAGGATGAAGCAAGAGTGTTTGGTACCCCTCACGTCCTTGCCTCTAAGGAAATACAGACCGCTGCTCGACAGTTGTGACTTCCTACCTTGAGAGGTGTTGTTGTGAAGTTGAGTTAAACCATTCCCCTGCAAAAAGTCAACACCAAGAATCATCGCAACAATGAACTTATCAAGAACCACATAGTCATGGCTTATGCTCTCTTTGTCCAGCTGCACCACAACAGAAACATAGTCAAGAATAGAAATCTTATCTCCAGAAGTTGTCAAAAATCACCGTTGTAAAATAGGCTGTATCTTCACAAATTTTGATACCTTCAAAAGCAAATCTTTTTgacacagagaaacagaagatCCCGAATCTAACATCATAGTTGTAGCAACACCTCCTCCATATCCCGTATAGTTGCGACTTCAGAATCTACAACAGCCACAACAATGCACTCAGGGCCTACCATTTCTCTAGGGAGCAACTGCCAGCCATTGCAGAAGCTTCTCGACCATTTCCTTGACGACAATGCCTACTGTAGCTTAATGACCTATTTGATCGCAAGAATAGCATCGCTGACTGTGCCTACTCAGACACCATTCTGgacatttgttttgtgtgtgaccAATTTTATTGCAGTTAAAGCATCTAACTCTCGAAGACTGAACTTGTTTGCGGTCTACTGCATTCAGGAGTGCAACCTGTTCCGATAATGTGTCAACATGTTTTTGTAGCTGTTGCAAATCATTTGTACCAACCTTCTTATCACAGACAGCCGCAGTCTTTCAACATTGCTCCTCAGTTGTCATCAGTAGTCTTGCTCGATCCACGACGGAATTTAATTCTTGAATTTCCCCGGCTGCTTGAAGTTGCCGGCTTATCAATATGTTAATCTGGCAACAAAGTGGTGCAACAACAACGTCTCTCTAACAGTTTCATCTATGTTAGGCATAGCTTGATCCAACAGATTCCTTAACTGATATATGTACAGTGTTCTGGCTGTAGCACGAGTCACTGAAACCTATCCAGAGATACAAACCCTACAGGGTTTAACCTAGTAAGGAGGTGCtgttttgttgcatcataATTTACTTGAACATCTTCTGACAATTCCACCCATGTTGCAAGAGCCTCAAATTCAGATAACATAGGTAACTTGAGTGACATTGTTTCCTTGCTCCACTTGTTGGCCTTACTGCATATTTCGAACCTTAGAATTAATTCACGTACGTCTTTTGCAGAAAACATTAGAGGAACACTAATGTGACGCTGTGTCATGGTACGCTCATGTACATAACCACCCTCTGCTACTAGTGTAATAGGCACCGCTGGTAAACTCATTGTGTGTATTACAAATAAGAACACAAAATAATGACTCAATAGTTTTCAATTGACTGAACCATCCGGGCAGTCACATTTACCGGTCTAGTCGTGCAGGTGTCAATTACTACGCAGTATATTACATGCACAACTACTGCTTTTTACGGTGCACCCGATTCCACATATAGATGATCTTTTGGTTAGATTGGGGAACGTATGGACATTTATGACCATGGATTTGAAATTTGGATAGCATCAAATGCCGCATAGGAatgaagacagagaaatgaGAGTTTTTATAGTTTCTTGTGGCATTTCCAGAGGAAACGAGTATGTCTGAGTGATCTTTCTAGTGCAGCCTCTTGTCTTCAAAGAATGATCTCAGTTATATTATGAGATTGTCATTTCAAAGAAGTTCTTTGTTATCTTTATAATATAATTGTGTTGGTACGAGTATTGAGTGAACACGAGTTGATTACGCAAGGTGCTGGAAAAACTCAGAGTGACCGGATTAGTTTGTCAACTAGCAAGTGTGTTTTTGAAGCACGGTGGTATCTGGTCTATGTAAATGGGGGTCGAGTCAGGATAACAGAAGATCGAGTACAGCAATTGAGAAGTCTGAAACGACTCGAAACTATATTTGAGGATTGAAGCAGAGTGTAGCAAGTACAGTGGCATTAAATATTCCTGACTTTAGTAAGAATTTTGTGTTGGTCACAGATGCAAGCAATCGAGGAGTAGGTGTGATGTTAGCAAATTGGGAACAAGCAGGAGGACATTTGAAGGCCATCGCATTTTACCATCATGCATTGACACAGGCAGAGAGAAGGTATGGGACACCTGAAAAGGATTACTTTAAGGTGTTCCTTCTATTCTATTAAGAAATTCGGAGTGTGTTTATGAAAACTCTTTGACCTTATTACATATCACAATGCCTTCCAGTGGTTTGTATTCACTGAAAATGGCGAATGAAAAGGCAAGCAGAGGCATCTGGCTAGAATTTTTTCAGCAGTATGAGGTCAATCCTATGCACAAGGCAGCGAAGAGTACTAGTGATGCAATGGCAATTGTGGATTTTGTGTCACGAGTTGGAGCGGATGGTCACTTTGTGGCACCTCTGCAAGCACAAGTAAAGGATATGTGTTTAGGGCATGAATCAGCGGCATTATTTGATTAGGAACTAATTCGACAAAGGTCAAAGAAGATAGATATGGTGAGAAGTCTTTTGGAGAAAGGACAGAATCAGAGAGAAAATTTTGAAGGGGTCATTACAGAAGGCATATTGAAACATGTAATCAGACATAACTGACAAGGGTAGGAATGATTGGTGTCTTTCGATATGGGAACTATAAAGAAGGCTCGTCATCAAAGAATCCGTTGTCTACAAAAGAGGAATGGTTTGTAGTATTGCCAAGTGTCTTACGTCAGAGGTTTCGTTGTGTTATTTGTGACGAATTTTTTTCGCGCTCTTACAATACTCTCCTAACCTTTGGATTGGATGTCAATGTGTTGATCCTTCTTTTATAGGAGATAATTGAGAAGCAATATCCCTGAGGACTTTGTTGTGAGCTATTTGTTCTAATTGGCGGCTGCGAGATCTAAAGCCTCACCAATCGTTTTCTGAATGGCTTCAAATGCCTTGTCGATCACTTTTTGTGTCAACTCCATTTCCTTGCTAATAGCCAAGTCTTTACCCGTAACCATTAGATCTTTTCCTACAGTCAAAGCTTTTTCGGTTCCTAATTTGACTAAATCTTTGCCTTTGTCCAGGATCATCTTGGATCCGTTGTTACGATATTTTTAGCAGCATCCCACAGATTTCCCAATGTGGATCCTCTGATGATTTTCTTATGATACAATTGATTGCGCCTGTACAACGTCGTATATTATAGGTTACATAGTTTTTATGTGCAGTAGGAGGCCCTGCTCTCTCTATTGTCATCGATGAGTCTTCCATTCTgattggtgacatgaatggtGAACATGGGGATTGACTCTGTGTTTTCATGCGAATTTAAGTTACTTGATTCGGTCTGATAGAGAGTAGTGATCCGGCAGTTTGTCGGGAGTGAAGCTATAGATTGCATGCTGGTGCTACCGTTAAAGTAGCTAAAGGATATAAGAGAGCATTATATCAACACCGAGTGCATATTGGTGATGTTGACTTGTCTTTGGCTATCGTGCGCTCCATCCTCTTCCAAGATCCCTCTATCAAATCCCAATATACCTCTCAATACTTTCTTGACTGTGAAATCGATTTTGTAGTCATCAGCGAGGATTATTAGCGATTTTAAAATATTGTAATTAGTTTGTATGGTAATAGCATCTTCATTGTCATCGTTCATTCTTAGTAACCGTGTGATTTCTAAGTTCAAGTAGGTGATGTTGTAACCCAAGATGGTACCTGAACTCTGACTCACTTTGCACCGGTGTAGTATCTGAGCTAATTGTTGTCCGTCGTGATATTATACCACGAATACCACTTGTCAGTGGATATCATCTCAATTTATTATCAACATCCTTGTCGAAACTAAGATATATTTTTCCGTGTTGTTGGGAATGCAGCTGACGTTGCTTTGCACCTTAGACTGTCGTATCCGCGAAGATTGTGAAAGACCACGGGAATGGCTGTAGGCAATCGCATCTGGAGATTGAAGCATTGTGTGCTGCACCATGACATCATCCCATACTGTGGCAATAGTCTTGATTGCAATCCCAATAGTTCTTCATAATGAGAGACTTGTCGCAGATGTAGCAGATGTTCATGTCATCACCATTGGGTTGCGTTTTGCCTTAGGTCTAGTGATGGTGTGAGACTGGAAGCAGCATTTCTTGTATGCAGGTTCTTTGTGTTTGCCCGTGTTTGGGTTGAAACCATCAATGTCATCTGTATAGGTGACTATGACTAGAGGTGTATCACAGATGTGGCAGTGTGTTCCATTCTTGTGATCTATCCAATCTTGTGTCGTCATCTCAATAGGAAGAGTTGAGTAGCATTGGCTCCTGGTAAACGACGGGCTGTTGAGTTTGTCTGTCGCCGCCTACGACGATGTAAGAGAAACCACAAGGTTCGTGATGAGCTGGTTTCTCGGTGTTACTTTGTGGGATCACATGTGGGTCCTTCGATCTTGTTGATGAGAGATTCAAAGTCTACAAAGATGATGTAAGAGACTTTGAGTTGGTTTTGGTAATTCTGGAAAGTCAATTTGTTCTTGCCTCTTTCAGGCATCTGTACTCGGATGGCGCAATGTCCAATGCCTCGACAGTCAGGTTTGTGTTGCTCGAGAAGGTCTTGTCGCGTGTATCCGTGTAAACAGCGATTGCAGAAGAACATATGATGTGTATCTTTGCTTTTGATCGTCGAGTAGAGGTTTGAGATTTTTGATCCAAGTGTAGTGTTGTTTGAGTTCTTTGTCGATAAGACGGTTGATCCTGATGGGTGACTCAAACTTTGATAACCTTTGTCCCACCTGAATACTTTTACGGTAAGTTTGGGATTTGCTTCTGCACCAGATCGATCTGTTGATGGGAGTTTTTTAATAATACCATTGCAACACAGTCCATTGTGTTTTGGGTATTTGCTACTTTGATCAGTAGGGTCGAGTGCCAAACGTAGAGCCCGTTGTAAACagcttttgtctttgtttttaaCGTTGACGACGCTTTTTTTGCTTGCACTTCTTTTGGGAGGGAGAAATAGGAACCACCGTGTATCTGTTGGTATTGCGCAATGTGGAGTTGAACCATGTGGATCCACTGTCCATTTGTTCCTTCCTTGGTGAACCGTTGTATTTTTTCCAGCATTTGTTGCAATTCTCTGTCCAGCGATTCTGAGATCTCGTCTTCTGTAAGAAGAAGTTTCATTTCACTTCTGAGTGTGGGTTCATTCCATTTGTCGAAGCcttcagttgtctgtttgtaaagaAGATTTTCCAGAAGCAGTTGGAATTTCACACCGTTCAGAGTTCGGATTTCTTCAACAAGCTTGCGGTGAATTTGTAAACGTGCATTTGCCAGAAAGGTTTGTGGATCATTTTGATCCTCTGGCACATTCATCTGCCAGTCTCGGAGGAAATTACCTACAGCGTCAGGCATCTGCTTCCACTGCAGTGCAGGTGGGGTGGTTTTCACACGCCAAGTAAGTCTCTCACCTTGATTAGGGTTGGATTTCACACATGGAGCTTGAGTGGGCTTTACACGTGGAGCAAGGATGGGTTTCACACGTAGAGTCGGGATGGGTTTCACAGAGTGGGCTTCACACGTGAAGTGGGGATGGGTTTCACACGTGGAACTGAAGTTGGCTTCACACGTGGAGTGGTTGCAACCACTGGTAGAGCTGTCTTCTTTGTGGAGGGGATATAGCATTCATATAGGTTTTCAAGGATATATGTCCTTGATAAAACAAACTTTTCAGTTTTGAAATAACACGATCCATTATGGTGCTATATTATAGAATATCTATTTCTCTAATAGGGCGCAATTTCTTGGCACTTCAAGAGACTGCCACACAAACgaacttatatatatatatatatatatatatatatatatatatatatatatatatatatatatatatggatatTATTTATCTAACAAGTTACAATTTGCTGACAGACAATATCACACAAACGTGCTTAGAGGGCACACTTTTATCACCATGAACGCTATCTGCGCGCTATTACCATGGACGCTATCTTTGACGTGCACTGCTTTTGTAGTTGACTGGTGCAGGTGATGAGAACGTAGGATTTTTCCTAAATTCCCCAGATTTCTTGGGAATTCTCCATGACTGGTTTTGACAATACTTCCTGTATATTTTCGGTTAACTTCTGTTTAATTCCGGCAAAAAAGCTTTGACTTTCTGTTCATTTCCGGTTTACCATTATATTTTTGCTGTGATTTCCGGTGTATTTCTTGTGTACTTTCGGTGTATATCCTGTTATAGCATATGTGCTCCTTATTAGACAAATGACTTCCATAGGTACATACTGTTATAGCAGATGTGCGCCATATTAGACAAATGACTTTCATGGATATAGACTGTACCAGTGTGTATATACTATGGATCGCATGTGTCTAATAGAACATTCAACATGAGCTTCCACGTCTTGGCGCTGAATGGGGGTGCGTGCCTTGGACAAGGGATGATATTAGGGTGACAAGATATATACATACTTTAGACTCATGGATGGGAGAGAGGGGTGGATCAATAAAATGGATGGAAAAGGCTGGAGCACTCGAACAAATATGAAAACGTTGGACCAAAACCGGAAGTGGTCCAGATCCAATAGTCTATATAGTACCAGAAGGCTCATACAAAAGTGCATGGTATCCAGTAATAGAGAGGAAGGCGTGCATTATTGGTTTCAGCAACTGGACAGCTAATCCAAGGATCTATGAACGACTAATTGGAAGCAGCAACTGAGGCAGCCCTATTGTGGTCAGGACAGGATGACGTTCTGTCAAGTACAAGTGTAGAGGATCAAGATTCAGATGAAAGCAAAGCAATGGCGACAGAGGATTTTGGGAAGGAATCATAGCTAACTATTGATGAGTGTCAAGGAGGATTCGGATACGTCCTAGATATTAGAGCTCTGATCCTCAACAGAAACGATATGAGAAAGTAGAGTATGAAACACATACATCATGATTGATACGTTGTTTGTGTAGTCAGGACACTGTTGGTTATAGAGTAGAACACTGATTTTAGAATTGAGTATGATGAAGGATGCATGCGTAGGGTTACCTATATAAGTGTACATTTACAAATAGAGTTCTTTCTTGTGTTCGGCATGGGATATATCACAGCACCAGCCTACGCGATTCTTGCAGCAGGTCACACTGCATCAACACTGTCACAAGAAGGTGAACCAGATTTATTTGCTTTACCAAACACAACGCCTTCCGTTTCTCCATGCTCTGGATCACATTTCTCTCTTCCAACATTAGGAGctgaccttaattaatttgcccTTAGTACAGTGTTCTTGTTCACACTACTTCTATGATCATACCAAGTGACAGAACTGAACTTTAACTTGACCCATTTCATTGTCAGCGGCGCCTGAAGCATCTAGATACGTCTATCATGTAAGTTCTGCCATGCTAGTACTTGCATGGCTTCGGACAGCAAGACCAAAGCAATACGTTGCACAACACAGAGAGCGTTCAGTCCGCAGCCCAAAGCCGCAAAGTGTACTGAGCGTGCGTAAATCAGTAAAGTATTCCTGTAAACTACTTTAGATTGGAGCAAGCGGAGACATGTTCTAGGAGTGAATTCTATGAAAATGTTTGACTGAATATCTGAGATGGTGGTGCATATCAACGTAAGTCATGAATATGCAACCAATAGGTCTTAGTAGGAATGTAGGGATACGACTACAAGTTTATAATTTTATCATGTTTTAGATTTATGTGTAAGTAGCGCTTCTGTAAcattgttttttgtttctttaaGGAAAATTGATGAAATAATTTGTGTCACTGCGAATTATGACATGTCATCTAATGCTTCTCAGTCTCTTGATGGTCTTGTTTTGAGGATTGATAATGCAACAAATAGCTATCTAATAGCTCAGAATTTTACGTACACTCCAAATCCTACAATACAGAGCATTTATCCTGGCAAAGGATTGAAACACGGAGGTGTTGCTCTTGAAGTCATCGGAACATGGTTGAATTCTGTGCAGAATCCAAAAATTCTTTTTCAAAATGATGAATGGTCAGCAAGTGGTGACTGCAAGAATTCTAAAATTAACCAAAGTGTTATGACATGTCAACAACCTTCTGTTCTGCAATCAGTTGCACAAGGTGGTCATGTTTTATTAAATGTGACATTTGTCATGGATGGTGTGCCTCAGTCATCTCTACAACTTCCCGATCCATTTTTCATCAAGCCAGATCCTGTGTTTCGTTTTTTGGATGATGATTTAACTATTGGTACAAACAATTACATTCTGCTGAAAGGCAAGAATTTGAATGTTTTGGAGCAACAATTTTATACTATTTATCTTGGAAGAAGTAAAGTTTGCAACATCATCATCTTTACTGAAGATGTgagtttttttgttttgtatttatttttgtcGTGTTTTGGTTGcatagttgtgtttgtttgggaTTTATTTTCTGTTGCTTCGTATGCTACtgaaatttgtattgcaatgtGTGTAGGTCATGCTTTATTTGATTATACATACTGTTTAAGGTTTTAATTAGAGCAATAATGCGTTAATTGTTAGTACTCTAGTATATTTGTGCTTCTACACTGAATTATCTATTTATCAATTGTGTTACCAACATATAGTATTACGTATATAGTGTTTAGATCAGTATGTAGGGCTTGATGAGTTGTTTTGGCAGTGCGTCTTTGCCATACAGATGAGTTATGCGTACTGGAACActtatgtaaatatattaagtTTGCtactaatttaatatcaaGTCATTAATAATTTTGTAGTACAGTAGCTGGTTTATAGCTGTTTGGTTGTAGTTAGTGCTTATGCAGTCTTTTATATAAGTGAAATTTTGACTTACAGCTGCATAAAACAGTATGGTTCTTtctacaatacattttatgATTTTTATGATTGTCAGTTGATGGCTTTTGTATCcttgttgttttaatt of the Corticium candelabrum chromosome 7, ooCorCand1.1, whole genome shotgun sequence genome contains:
- the LOC134182658 gene encoding plexin A3-like → MLEVTDYFPKVGPSAGGTEVRITGNNLDIGDNVTVILAHQKCDIFTSRKIDEIICVTANYDMSSNASQSLDGLVLRIDNATNSYLIAQNFTYTPNPTIQSIYPGKGLKHGGVALEVIGTWLNSVQNPKILFQNDEWSASGDCKNSKINQSVMTCQQPSVLQSVAQGGHVLLNVTFVMDGVPQSSLQLPDPFFIKPDPVFRFLDDDLTIGTNNYILLKGKNLNVLEQQFYTIYLGRSKVCNIIIFTEDLIECSPVGDVEAGQIFEITVTVGNFSEVLGNVTYVKSGKYNENKFPR